The DNA region TCGTCTTGTGTTCTGTGTTCTGTGTTCTGTGTCCTGTACAAACAGCAGCTCATCAATACCAATGACCCGTGACCAATGACAACCCAGTTTATCCGTTCATCTAGAGTACCCAACCTTGCTTCCTGGCTCCGTTGAGTCCAGAGAAATTTTAATTTTTACACAGTCTTTATAAAGATTACGTTAATCCCGTGGTTTTGCGGAACTCCTGGCGATCGCCCTGATTCGCTCCTCCCATTAAATTTGGCTGCATCATCATCAAAGTGCAGAAGCAAGAACAGTAGAATGGGCTGCGTAGAATTCTGGGCTAGAGATGTAATGCAGATCGACTTCCATCATGGTGTTACCTACGTTGTGGCTCGTTTGGCGGGCTTTGACCATGACTCTGCCAATATCGTCGCCTACAGTGCCCAATACGTAGATGATGCCATCAACACCGGGTTGATCCGATTTGATAATGGAGCCTTGTTTAGCCGCATCAGTTCTGCCCACAAAATGCTGGATTACCGCAATTTTAAGGAACTGGCCAATCATTACGTCTGGGTTCCGTTCCACTTTCTGCCCGGAAATGGAGGACTGCCTGCTGATCAGGATCCACCTGGAACGTTCATTGAAAAGCTGATTTGTCGCCCCAATAGCTATGTTGCTCAGGATATGGTGCGGGAATGCATTAACCAGCGGCATCATCCCTACGGAATCTATCGGCTGGGTGTCACGATGCATGTGTATGCAGACACCTGGGCACATCAAGGGTTTGCCGGAATTAGTCATCGAGTGAATGAAGCGACCTGTCTGATTGATCAACAGGGGCAGCCCGATCATAAATTGGGAAATCGGCTGAAGAACTTTTTTATTGGGGAAGCACTGCCTCTGGGACATGGCACAGTGCTGAGCAATCCGGATAAGCCCTTTTTGCGCTGGGGTTATACCAACGGTCGAGGTGAAAAAATTGTCCGGGATAATCCCAGTGACTTTTTAGCGGCGGCGGATTGTATGTGTCAGGCGATGCAACGGTACCGCCTGGGAAACCCGGAAGCAATGGTACCAGGGTTGCAGGAATTCGATAAACGTCGAATTGCGGAGTTATTTGAAACCATTCGGGATGAGAAGGGAGAAGTCCGCCACCAGCGATGGTTAGCCGCGATCGCGGACGGTATTTTCAGTTTTGGCCCTGCTACGGTGACGTATACCTCTAAAGGGAAAGGCTCCTGGAAATACGAAGCCCTGAAAACTGAATCCGAAGTCGATCGCGATCATGAAGTTTTTCCTTACTCTCCAGCGTTCCTGACCAGTCATTGGAAGCTCGTCCACGATGCCCTGCAAGCTCATCGCTTTCACATCGTGCATGAATTGCTTCCCAAATACAGAATTTGCATTGCTTGACTTATCCCACTTTGGCTTGACGATTTTCTCTCATCGCTTGCACAAAGCGCTCAAATAGGTAGTCGGCATCATGGGGGCCAGGACTGGCTTCGGGATGGTATTGCACGGAAAAGACGGGCAGTTTTTTGTGACGCAATCCGGCAACGGTGCGATCGTTTAAGTTCAGGTGGGTAATTTCCACATCCGCATTGGGCAGAGAATCAGCGCTGATCGCAAACCCATGATTCTGGCTGGTAATTTCTACCTGCTGATGCAAACCACAGGGCTGATTTAATCCGCGATGGCCAAATTTCAATTTGAAGGTTTCCGCCCCCAGAGACAAGCCCAGGATCTGATGACCCATGCAAATCCCGAACATGGGCTTCTGGCTGCTCAATAACGCCTTGGCGGTTTGAATTCCTTCCTGAACGGCAGCCGGATCACCAGGGCCATTCGATAGAAAAATGCCATCCGGGTTGTAGCTGAGAATTTCTTCGGGAGAAGTGGTGGATGGTACGACAATCACCCGACATCCGTAGCTGGCCAGACGGCGGAGAATATTGCGCTTGACTCCAAAATCAAGGGCAACCACAACGAGCGGATCACCATCCAACTCCGCCGGAGAACTGAATTCCCACACGGGATCGGTTGTCTCAGACCATTCATAGACGGTTGGGGTCGTCACTTCTCGCACCAGATTCAATCCGGCCATGCTGGGAGCCTCCTGTACCCGTTGCAGTAGCTCGTGTGGATCCAGAATTTCTGTAGAAATGGCCCCATTCATTGCGCCCACCGATCGAATTCTGCGAGTCAGGGCACGGGTGTCGATACCGTAAATTCCCAGGACGTTGTGCTGCTTCAAATAATCGGGCAGGGATTGGGTCGATCGCCAGTTGCTGGGTCGGCTACAAATGTTGCGGGCGATCGCACCCCGTACCTGTGGCCGCAGGGATTCTTCATCATCGGGATTAACCCCCGTGTTGCCCAATTCAGGATAGGTAAAGGTAACAATCTGGCCACAGTAGCTGGGATCGGTTAAGACTTCCTGATAGCCTGTCATACCTGTATTGAATACTACTTCGCCAATTGTCGTACCTGATGCACCAAAAGACCATCCCGGATAGGCGGTTCCATCGGCTAGAACTAATAATGCAGGCTGTGCAGAAGCAAGGGACATAGTGACCTGAAAAGAACGAATTGAGACGACTTATTATGGCACGCCTGTCCCATAGGCGGGTGTTAGGCTTAAGCAAATTGTTAGCTCAGCGTCAAGCTGCGGAATTCTATCGATACGGCTACGGCAGTCAGGCTAGCCTGGATCCAGGCCATCTCAGGTCTGCTCGTTCTGCTCTCGTATTCCATTTTCCAAAGTCCTTAACTCTCTTTATGGTGAAGTTCGCTCGATCGCAAACCCCTTGGCTCCTGGCCAGTGCTCTCCTCCTGGGAAGTGTTGCCTGTAGCAGCAGGCCATCCTCACAACAAAATTCTCTGGTTAGTGCTCCAGCCTCCCCTGCTCCGGCTACGGTTTCCAGTAGTGCGCCGGCTGC from Leptodesmis sichuanensis A121 includes:
- a CDS encoding DUF6765 family protein, translating into MQIDFHHGVTYVVARLAGFDHDSANIVAYSAQYVDDAINTGLIRFDNGALFSRISSAHKMLDYRNFKELANHYVWVPFHFLPGNGGLPADQDPPGTFIEKLICRPNSYVAQDMVRECINQRHHPYGIYRLGVTMHVYADTWAHQGFAGISHRVNEATCLIDQQGQPDHKLGNRLKNFFIGEALPLGHGTVLSNPDKPFLRWGYTNGRGEKIVRDNPSDFLAAADCMCQAMQRYRLGNPEAMVPGLQEFDKRRIAELFETIRDEKGEVRHQRWLAAIADGIFSFGPATVTYTSKGKGSWKYEALKTESEVDRDHEVFPYSPAFLTSHWKLVHDALQAHRFHIVHELLPKYRICIA
- the carA gene encoding glutamine-hydrolyzing carbamoyl-phosphate synthase small subunit — protein: MSLASAQPALLVLADGTAYPGWSFGASGTTIGEVVFNTGMTGYQEVLTDPSYCGQIVTFTYPELGNTGVNPDDEESLRPQVRGAIARNICSRPSNWRSTQSLPDYLKQHNVLGIYGIDTRALTRRIRSVGAMNGAISTEILDPHELLQRVQEAPSMAGLNLVREVTTPTVYEWSETTDPVWEFSSPAELDGDPLVVVALDFGVKRNILRRLASYGCRVIVVPSTTSPEEILSYNPDGIFLSNGPGDPAAVQEGIQTAKALLSSQKPMFGICMGHQILGLSLGAETFKLKFGHRGLNQPCGLHQQVEITSQNHGFAISADSLPNADVEITHLNLNDRTVAGLRHKKLPVFSVQYHPEASPGPHDADYLFERFVQAMRENRQAKVG